The following coding sequences are from one Luteolibacter yonseiensis window:
- a CDS encoding MerR family transcriptional regulator translates to MKREVASTWTRAALAKKAGVGPETLRFYEQKGLLQTPRRNDSGYRIYKDEDLTRLQFIRRSQELGFSLNDIKQLLQLTGSIKTSRQKVRTFAEARLTLIRQKIRDLRSMERALGSLVTQCDGKGALQGCPIVEFLDGENFETKDNTHCHE, encoded by the coding sequence ATGAAAAGAGAAGTTGCTTCGACCTGGACTCGCGCCGCACTCGCCAAAAAGGCAGGGGTAGGACCGGAGACGTTGCGATTCTATGAGCAGAAAGGTCTTTTGCAGACTCCCCGTCGCAACGACTCGGGATACCGGATTTATAAGGACGAGGATCTTACGAGATTGCAGTTCATCCGGCGGTCCCAAGAGCTGGGATTCAGCTTGAACGACATTAAACAGCTCCTGCAACTCACCGGAAGCATCAAGACCTCGCGGCAGAAGGTGAGGACCTTCGCCGAGGCAAGACTCACCCTGATCCGTCAAAAAATCCGTGACTTGCGGTCGATGGAACGTGCCCTCGGAAGTCTTGTGACGCAGTGCGACGGGAAGGGCGCGCTGCAAGGATGCCCCATCGTGGAATTCCTCGATGGAGAAAATTTTGAAACCAAAGATAACACACACTGCCATGAATGA
- a CDS encoding RNA polymerase sigma factor, which produces MEIPDCDLMASLAGGDDLALDRLMERWASRVAAFLYRMTGQREIAADLAQETFVKLYQARDRYRADGNFSTYLFAIASNLAKNHARWRKRHPTVSLDASSDEVNGPALHLVDPRAGPGETAQKMETMTAVSKAFQALPPDLREAMSLFIYEGMGYAEIGVLMGCTGKAVETRIYRARQILKEQLKEICP; this is translated from the coding sequence ATGGAAATTCCTGACTGCGATTTGATGGCAAGCCTTGCCGGGGGCGATGATCTGGCGCTGGACCGGCTGATGGAGCGTTGGGCCAGCCGCGTTGCAGCCTTTCTTTACCGTATGACCGGGCAACGCGAAATCGCTGCGGACCTTGCTCAGGAAACCTTCGTGAAGCTTTATCAGGCAAGAGACCGCTATCGGGCGGACGGAAATTTCTCCACCTATCTTTTCGCGATCGCCTCAAACCTCGCCAAGAACCACGCAAGATGGAGAAAGCGACATCCCACTGTCTCGCTCGATGCGTCTTCGGATGAAGTCAACGGTCCCGCCCTCCATTTGGTCGATCCCCGGGCTGGCCCCGGGGAGACGGCGCAAAAAATGGAGACAATGACGGCGGTGTCTAAAGCTTTCCAAGCTCTTCCTCCGGACCTGCGCGAAGCCATGTCGCTTTTCATCTATGAAGGTATGGGCTACGCCGAGATCGGAGTGCTAATGGGATGCACCGGCAAGGCGGTGGAAACGCGTATCTATCGGGCGCGACAAATCCTGAAAGAACAACTCAAGGAAATATGCCCATGA
- a CDS encoding multicopper oxidase domain-containing protein, with the protein MKTLLYSILLLAGLPALAKTVRYDLNLSKIEVNLGKKTKPAMAINGSIPGPVLRFVEGDYAIINVRNDLREETSIHWHGLLVPNDQDGVPHVNMAPIEPGETREYRFPLRQSGTYWYHSHSVLQEQLGIYGGIVISPEGGERVSSNRDFVAVLSDWTDETPFDALTQLRAGREWQQIKKGTAQSVSGAIKDGSLGEYFKRSMTRMPPMDLSDIAYDRFLINGSPSAAVSAQPGETVRLRLINASAMTYYFIEFAGGPVRIIGADGMDVRPVNQGRFLMAIAETYDLQVKVPKGGAYELRATSQDGTGSSSIFIGTGEQVKAPDVPRANPYKGHAMMGGMEGMSGMDHSTMKMPMSGKMDGDAMESMDHSMHGGEAAPAMEGMDHSKMKPAASTDHSQIGHAMPGHSMDSDGRPGSPYESLKAISSTALSPGRPLRSYTFRLQGDMIRYVWTINGRTFTEADMVNIRKGERVRFNFINETMMHHPMHLHGHFFRLLTAAGIFSPLKHTVDVPPMSSRTIEFAADEPGDWLMHCHVLYHAEVGMGRIVHYEDAPPNPNLMVGHGAWDMTKMHDPLFFFGEVAALSNMTEGFVAFENNRNGLSAAWEAGWGEVDETGYEINLAYDRYLNSFTSVFAGANLTDGESQDRGVLGVRYLLPFLIRSQAWVDTDGEFRVGLSQSIALTARLSIYGGAEYDTLTDWETVAGLEYVVDKRFSLIGQWHSEYGWGGGVGFRF; encoded by the coding sequence ATGAAAACCCTGCTTTACTCTATCCTCCTGCTGGCCGGTCTCCCAGCACTCGCAAAAACGGTCCGATACGATCTGAACCTTTCGAAAATCGAGGTGAATCTGGGTAAAAAAACCAAGCCGGCCATGGCGATCAACGGCAGCATTCCCGGCCCCGTCCTCCGCTTCGTGGAAGGTGACTACGCGATCATCAATGTCCGAAACGATCTCCGCGAGGAAACCTCCATCCATTGGCACGGTCTTCTTGTTCCAAACGACCAGGACGGAGTTCCACACGTAAACATGGCCCCGATCGAGCCAGGGGAGACGCGTGAATACCGCTTTCCGCTCCGCCAGTCCGGCACCTACTGGTATCACTCTCACAGCGTTCTTCAGGAGCAGCTCGGCATCTACGGCGGCATCGTGATTTCGCCGGAAGGCGGTGAAAGGGTTTCATCCAATCGTGATTTCGTCGCCGTTCTCTCCGACTGGACCGATGAAACGCCGTTCGATGCACTGACCCAGCTTCGGGCGGGACGCGAATGGCAGCAGATCAAAAAAGGTACAGCCCAAAGCGTCAGTGGAGCGATCAAGGACGGTTCCTTAGGCGAATATTTCAAACGCTCCATGACGCGGATGCCTCCCATGGATCTCTCGGACATTGCTTACGACCGCTTCCTCATCAATGGCAGCCCGTCCGCAGCCGTATCGGCACAGCCTGGGGAGACGGTCCGCCTTCGGCTCATCAATGCTTCGGCCATGACCTACTACTTCATTGAATTCGCGGGCGGCCCAGTACGAATCATCGGTGCGGACGGTATGGATGTCCGGCCGGTCAACCAAGGACGGTTCTTGATGGCCATCGCCGAAACCTACGACCTCCAGGTGAAAGTGCCAAAAGGCGGAGCCTACGAACTTCGAGCAACCTCCCAAGACGGCACCGGCTCCAGCAGCATATTCATCGGCACCGGCGAACAGGTCAAAGCGCCCGACGTGCCTCGCGCCAATCCTTACAAAGGACACGCCATGATGGGCGGCATGGAAGGGATGTCCGGCATGGACCACAGCACCATGAAAATGCCGATGAGTGGCAAGATGGATGGTGACGCGATGGAGTCCATGGACCATTCCATGCACGGCGGCGAGGCTGCGCCGGCGATGGAAGGAATGGATCATTCCAAAATGAAGCCCGCTGCCTCCACCGACCACTCACAAATCGGGCATGCCATGCCGGGCCACTCCATGGATTCGGACGGACGCCCGGGTAGCCCTTATGAAAGCCTCAAAGCTATCAGCTCCACCGCATTGTCACCTGGACGCCCCCTGCGCTCCTACACATTCCGACTCCAGGGTGACATGATCCGCTACGTCTGGACCATTAATGGCAGGACCTTCACCGAAGCGGACATGGTAAATATCCGCAAAGGCGAGCGCGTTCGCTTCAACTTCATCAACGAAACCATGATGCACCATCCCATGCATCTTCACGGCCACTTTTTCCGGCTGCTCACCGCGGCAGGTATTTTTTCTCCGCTCAAGCACACGGTCGATGTCCCCCCGATGTCGAGCAGAACCATCGAATTCGCGGCCGACGAGCCGGGGGACTGGCTGATGCACTGCCACGTACTCTATCACGCAGAGGTCGGCATGGGCCGGATCGTCCACTACGAAGACGCACCGCCTAATCCAAACCTGATGGTCGGGCACGGGGCATGGGATATGACGAAGATGCACGACCCTCTTTTTTTCTTCGGTGAAGTCGCCGCACTCTCCAACATGACCGAGGGCTTTGTCGCATTCGAAAACAACCGGAACGGTCTGAGCGCCGCTTGGGAAGCGGGTTGGGGCGAGGTGGACGAGACCGGATACGAGATCAATCTCGCCTACGACCGTTATCTCAACAGCTTCACCAGTGTCTTCGCGGGAGCAAATTTGACGGACGGTGAATCCCAAGACCGGGGCGTACTCGGCGTCCGCTATCTGCTGCCTTTCCTGATTCGCTCGCAGGCCTGGGTGGATACCGATGGTGAGTTCCGCGTCGGCCTTTCCCAAAGCATCGCCCTCACCGCCAGACTCTCTATTTACGGTGGGGCCGAGTACGACACGCTCACCGATTGGGAGACCGTCGCCGGCCTCGAATACGTGGTGGACAAGCGGTTTTCGCTGATCGGCCAGTGGCATAGCGAATACGGCTGGGGTGGCGGCGTCGGCTTCCGATTCTAG
- a CDS encoding manganese efflux pump, producing the protein MEHAHTTLHPCQQPRTPCRGRSHHRLTMAMASGLGASSLCITFLNLSVSLIFACVAFAICSLILVWLGMLCGESVPPNG; encoded by the coding sequence TTGGAACATGCGCACACCACCCTTCACCCGTGTCAGCAACCGCGAACGCCCTGCCGAGGCCGAAGCCACCACAGGCTAACGATGGCGATGGCCTCGGGTTTGGGAGCTTCGAGCCTCTGTATCACTTTCCTGAATCTGTCAGTGAGTCTGATTTTCGCGTGCGTTGCTTTCGCCATTTGCAGCTTGATTCTCGTGTGGCTGGGTATGTTGTGCGGCGAAAGCGTGCCACCAAATGGTTAA
- a CDS encoding WGR domain-containing protein, whose product MNTPCIKSTSLHFSEGVSDKVYQVTIEPKDDGYIVTFAYGRRGSTLSTGTKTPHIVTLQQAHDIHDKLVASKVSKGYKLDSEPATAYQTFGKEGNDSGIRCQLLNPVDEIKLTELLNDSRHCLQEKHDGRRMLVRKQGDEITGINRRGLVIAIPEPIRMAVKKIPFDVLIDGEALGDTLHAFDLLELKGNDLRQRRYIDRFAGLLQVLPSKSKHLRPVGTLIRPEDKLRVFGQLKQAGREGVVFKDTEAPFNSGRPASGGSQLKYKFVESASFIVTAVNSKRSVSLCLFDGGELVGAGNVTIPPNHEIPQMGTVVEVKYLYAFRESGSIYQPVYLGKRDDIHASDCTTDQLKYKVEPAAA is encoded by the coding sequence ATGAACACCCCATGTATCAAATCCACCTCCCTCCATTTCAGCGAGGGAGTTTCCGACAAGGTCTACCAAGTCACCATCGAACCGAAGGACGACGGCTACATCGTCACCTTCGCCTATGGCCGACGCGGCAGCACCCTGAGCACCGGTACCAAAACCCCGCACATCGTCACGCTCCAGCAGGCGCATGACATCCATGACAAGCTCGTCGCCTCGAAAGTCAGCAAAGGCTACAAACTTGATAGTGAACCCGCAACCGCTTACCAGACATTCGGTAAAGAAGGAAACGACAGCGGCATCCGCTGCCAGCTCCTCAACCCGGTGGATGAGATCAAACTCACCGAACTGCTCAACGACAGTCGGCACTGCCTTCAGGAAAAGCACGACGGACGGCGTATGCTCGTTCGAAAACAAGGGGACGAAATCACCGGCATCAACCGCCGGGGACTCGTCATCGCCATCCCTGAGCCGATCCGTATGGCGGTTAAGAAAATCCCCTTCGATGTTCTCATCGATGGAGAGGCGCTCGGCGACACGCTGCACGCATTTGACCTACTGGAACTGAAAGGAAACGACCTGCGCCAACGCCGTTACATCGACCGTTTCGCAGGATTGCTCCAGGTCCTTCCCTCCAAATCAAAACACCTCCGCCCGGTGGGCACGCTCATCCGCCCGGAAGACAAACTCCGGGTATTCGGCCAGCTCAAGCAGGCCGGTCGGGAGGGCGTCGTCTTCAAAGACACCGAGGCACCGTTCAACAGCGGCCGCCCGGCCTCGGGAGGTAGCCAGTTGAAATACAAGTTCGTCGAAAGTGCTTCATTCATCGTCACCGCGGTCAACTCCAAGCGAAGCGTCTCGCTCTGCTTGTTCGATGGAGGCGAACTGGTCGGCGCCGGCAATGTCACGATTCCACCGAATCACGAAATTCCCCAAATGGGGACTGTCGTGGAAGTGAAATATTTGTATGCGTTCAGAGAAAGCGGCTCGATCTATCAGCCCGTGTATCTCGGCAAGCGCGACGACATTCACGCAAGCGACTGCACGACCGATCAGCTTAAATACAAAGTTGAACCGGCCGCCGCATGA
- a CDS encoding AAA family ATPase, with product MQHQLTTYLRAGYPGLAIITPEEARAEAEISAACTTTGHHLHAWSSSEGLVTIAGGRVQSCSDPLEALPLIETLFGDDSGRHVIVMRDIQPHLDQIDLLLLRRMKDLLRLAKSRGHSIILLGCRLKLSPELEHEITHLDFKLPDIIQLDAVLQGILEANRMEAPDEVALESVLQAALGLTTVEAENAFALSVVEKGGMDHRIVAREKAHTLKRGGLVEVIESPPSLADIGGHDPLKEWLNRRAGAFSASAKEYGLPAPKGLLIVGIPGTGKSLTAKAVSSAFGLPLLRLDMGRVFGGIVGQSEANLRSVIQTAEAIAPCVLWIDEIEKGFSGSQSGGSDGGTSSRVFGSFLSWMQEKQKPVFVVATANDVSKLPPEFLRKGRFDEMFFIDLPSQAERSQIWEIVIRRHGRDRGAYDITQLARACDQFTGAEIEAAFVDAMFESYAEGDEPKPGYVTEAITRTVPLARLMDTQITALRQWANGRARNASSNGVSPSSSTSKPPRNARRVAESN from the coding sequence ATGCAACACCAACTCACCACCTACCTGCGGGCCGGCTATCCGGGGCTCGCGATCATCACTCCGGAGGAAGCTCGTGCGGAAGCCGAGATCTCCGCCGCCTGCACCACAACCGGTCACCATCTCCACGCCTGGTCCTCCTCCGAGGGACTCGTCACCATTGCCGGAGGCAGGGTCCAATCCTGTTCCGATCCATTGGAGGCACTGCCGTTGATCGAGACACTGTTCGGCGACGACAGCGGACGTCATGTCATCGTGATGCGCGACATTCAGCCCCACCTTGATCAAATCGACCTCCTCCTGCTCCGCCGAATGAAGGACCTGCTACGGCTGGCAAAATCCCGGGGCCATTCGATCATCCTGTTGGGCTGCCGGTTGAAGCTGTCCCCCGAACTGGAACACGAGATCACCCATCTCGACTTCAAACTCCCGGACATCATCCAACTCGATGCCGTCCTCCAGGGCATTCTGGAGGCAAACCGAATGGAAGCCCCTGACGAGGTGGCTCTCGAAAGCGTGCTCCAGGCTGCGCTGGGACTCACCACCGTAGAGGCGGAGAACGCTTTCGCCCTCTCCGTTGTTGAAAAAGGCGGCATGGACCATCGGATCGTCGCCCGGGAAAAAGCCCACACGCTGAAACGCGGCGGTCTCGTGGAAGTGATCGAGTCCCCTCCGTCATTGGCTGACATCGGCGGCCACGATCCATTGAAGGAATGGCTCAACCGCCGGGCCGGAGCCTTCAGCGCATCCGCCAAAGAATACGGACTACCCGCACCAAAGGGTCTGCTGATTGTCGGTATCCCCGGCACCGGCAAATCCCTGACGGCCAAGGCAGTCTCATCCGCGTTCGGTCTGCCGTTGCTGCGGCTCGACATGGGACGAGTCTTTGGCGGCATTGTCGGGCAATCGGAAGCGAACCTCCGCTCGGTCATCCAGACCGCTGAGGCCATCGCTCCGTGCGTTCTGTGGATCGACGAGATCGAGAAAGGTTTTTCCGGCAGCCAGTCCGGTGGTTCGGACGGCGGTACCTCATCCCGCGTCTTCGGCAGTTTCCTGTCGTGGATGCAGGAGAAGCAGAAGCCCGTGTTCGTGGTGGCAACAGCGAACGATGTCTCGAAACTCCCGCCCGAATTCCTGCGGAAGGGACGGTTTGACGAAATGTTTTTCATCGATCTTCCCAGCCAAGCGGAGCGCTCCCAAATCTGGGAGATCGTCATCCGCCGACATGGCCGCGATCGGGGTGCCTACGACATCACCCAACTTGCACGTGCCTGTGACCAGTTCACGGGAGCCGAGATCGAGGCGGCTTTCGTCGATGCCATGTTCGAGTCCTATGCCGAGGGTGATGAACCGAAACCTGGATATGTCACCGAGGCGATCACCCGCACGGTTCCGCTGGCCCGGCTGATGGACACCCAGATCACCGCACTCCGCCAATGGGCGAATGGCAGGGCCAGAAACGCCAGCTCCAATGGAGTTTCGCCCAGTAGTTCCACCAGCAAGCCGCCGCGCAACGCCCGGCGTGTGGCGGAATCCAACTGA
- a CDS encoding DUF2997 domain-containing protein: MSRQIRVKVSPTGDVLVEAYGFKGNGCEAATKAIEEALGAKVSSRRKSDYWSQDITRQNQQTLGGGDS; this comes from the coding sequence GTGAGCCGCCAGATCCGCGTCAAGGTGTCGCCGACCGGAGATGTGCTTGTCGAGGCTTACGGCTTCAAGGGCAACGGTTGCGAGGCCGCCACCAAGGCGATTGAGGAGGCGCTTGGCGCGAAAGTATCGAGCCGCCGCAAGTCCGACTACTGGAGCCAGGACATCACCCGTCAGAACCAGCAAACCCTCGGCGGGGGAGATTCATGA
- a CDS encoding DUF1257 domain-containing protein: MSHFTTIKTQIRDIPSLVDACVELDLRLVPDSYCRGYAGVSRAAPYVIKLKGPYDIAVDHSAENDGGYGLTADWWDGHVAREVGAGYGRLLQSYGVHRTIRAATQRGLRTTRKVEADGSILLTLEGGSL, from the coding sequence ATGAGCCATTTCACCACGATCAAAACCCAGATCCGCGACATCCCTTCGCTGGTCGATGCCTGTGTCGAACTCGACCTCCGTCTTGTTCCTGATTCCTATTGCCGGGGTTACGCCGGTGTCAGCCGCGCGGCCCCCTACGTCATCAAGCTGAAAGGCCCGTATGACATCGCCGTCGATCACTCGGCGGAAAACGATGGCGGCTACGGCCTTACCGCCGATTGGTGGGACGGCCACGTCGCGAGGGAGGTGGGAGCAGGCTACGGCCGGCTGCTGCAATCCTACGGCGTGCATCGGACCATCCGCGCCGCCACCCAGCGGGGCCTCCGCACGACGCGCAAGGTCGAAGCCGATGGCTCGATCCTGCTCACGTTGGAAGGAGGTTCGCTGTGA
- a CDS encoding DUF3150 domain-containing protein, with product MNPTNSNQSLLDGICRRGVLVSTSVRYWRGCKRLTPEDLGLDPARVSDRLILLGQKRLIPRDALQAFALIESRVQATVESSSFPFLGGIGRFVPNARLADITDKLEKLRDEFREATLDFVARYSSLREAAMIEWRDAAQNLNGSAERLIATIEQSFPPAGEIAKRFGFDTRLFQIAAPDSIRLEVVEGVEQLEVAENRRRISEDASRRLNSGIDEFIRESVASMRDETARLAQDVLTTINSSENGVHQRTLNRLTGFIDSFRTLNFAGDQQLEQTLERFRRDLLGRSAEDYRNNSGAMASLTDGLSRLRETAVQLARSDAREVVSRFGQMGARKLAAVG from the coding sequence ATGAATCCAACAAACTCCAATCAATCGCTCCTCGACGGCATCTGCCGCCGGGGAGTGCTCGTCTCCACCTCCGTCCGCTATTGGCGCGGTTGCAAGCGGCTCACTCCAGAGGACCTCGGTCTTGATCCCGCCCGTGTCAGCGACCGGCTCATCCTCTTAGGCCAGAAACGCCTGATCCCACGCGATGCCCTGCAGGCCTTCGCTCTCATCGAATCCCGAGTGCAGGCTACGGTCGAAAGTTCGAGCTTCCCGTTCTTGGGTGGCATCGGACGTTTCGTGCCGAACGCCCGCCTTGCGGACATCACCGACAAGCTCGAAAAGCTTCGTGATGAATTCCGCGAAGCCACACTTGATTTCGTCGCCCGCTACTCATCGTTGCGGGAAGCCGCGATGATCGAATGGCGGGATGCCGCGCAGAACCTCAACGGCAGTGCCGAACGATTGATCGCCACCATCGAGCAGTCGTTCCCACCTGCTGGTGAAATCGCCAAACGCTTCGGGTTCGACACCCGGTTGTTCCAGATCGCCGCGCCCGACAGCATCCGTCTGGAGGTCGTCGAAGGCGTGGAACAGCTAGAAGTCGCCGAGAACCGCCGTCGCATTTCGGAAGATGCCTCACGGCGTCTCAACTCCGGCATCGACGAGTTCATCCGCGAGAGTGTGGCCTCCATGCGTGACGAGACGGCCCGGCTTGCCCAGGACGTTCTCACCACGATCAACAGCAGCGAAAATGGGGTGCACCAGCGCACGTTGAACCGGCTCACCGGATTCATCGACAGCTTCCGCACCCTGAATTTCGCGGGCGACCAACAGTTGGAGCAGACACTAGAACGGTTCCGCCGCGACCTGCTGGGCCGGAGCGCCGAGGACTACCGCAACAACAGCGGTGCCATGGCCAGCCTGACCGACGGCTTGTCACGCTTGCGCGAAACCGCTGTGCAGCTCGCCCGCAGTGACGCGCGAGAGGTGGTTTCCCGCTTTGGTCAGATGGGCGCGCGCAAGCTCGCCGCCGTCGGCTGA
- a CDS encoding RecB family exonuclease yields MIAAVQDAPFSTGLSKWAQSLPDHISPTAAKAYLSCSLMFYFERVACIKRKTPVSLHLGKAVHAALQAFHLARWRGGDDSPETVAAAFDKSFRDLERDEGPVNYGSEQKREKTRIDGLRVIAAYLDSPEALKDKPRAVEVLLTETIPGLSVPLTGAMDLIEGNFTPVDFKSSAAKPDKSHAAFDHEIQLVSYQLLLEAAIGETPPSLDLVFLVKTKKPQTIRVTSKPADAHRKRRVVALLETAVEGIASNRFHPQPGMQCSWCQFRNECMAWLPVHEEERKAA; encoded by the coding sequence ATGATCGCGGCGGTCCAGGATGCGCCCTTTTCCACCGGTCTCAGCAAGTGGGCGCAGTCCCTGCCGGACCACATCAGTCCGACGGCGGCGAAGGCCTATCTCAGCTGTTCGCTGATGTTCTACTTCGAGCGGGTCGCCTGCATCAAACGCAAGACCCCGGTGAGCCTTCACTTGGGAAAGGCGGTGCACGCGGCGCTTCAGGCCTTCCATCTCGCACGGTGGAGGGGCGGAGACGATTCGCCGGAAACGGTCGCCGCGGCGTTTGACAAATCTTTCAGGGATCTCGAACGCGACGAAGGTCCGGTGAATTACGGCAGCGAGCAAAAACGCGAGAAGACCCGTATCGACGGACTTCGCGTGATCGCCGCCTACCTCGACTCCCCGGAGGCGCTGAAGGACAAGCCGCGCGCCGTCGAGGTGTTGCTGACAGAAACGATCCCCGGTCTCTCCGTCCCGCTGACAGGTGCGATGGATCTGATCGAAGGGAATTTCACCCCGGTGGATTTCAAATCGAGCGCGGCCAAACCCGACAAGTCGCACGCCGCGTTCGATCATGAAATCCAGCTGGTGAGCTACCAACTCCTCCTGGAAGCCGCCATCGGTGAAACCCCGCCGTCGCTGGACCTCGTGTTTTTGGTGAAGACCAAAAAACCGCAGACCATCCGCGTGACGAGCAAACCGGCCGATGCCCATCGCAAGCGCAGGGTTGTCGCCCTGTTGGAAACCGCTGTCGAGGGAATCGCGAGCAACCGCTTCCACCCCCAACCGGGGATGCAATGCTCGTGGTGCCAGTTCCGGAACGAATGCATGGCCTGGCTTCCGGTCCATGAGGAGGAAAGGAAGGCCGCATGA
- a CDS encoding helix-turn-helix domain-containing protein: MAEKSQNLVGPQIRRLRRAAGMSQNDLAIKLQVKGWDISRGGVSKIESRLRLVNDAEIFLLAAVLGHEIKELFPNRPARIKDVLRQGRD, from the coding sequence ATGGCAGAAAAATCCCAGAACCTTGTAGGCCCCCAGATCCGTCGGCTCAGACGAGCCGCTGGCATGTCCCAAAATGACCTGGCCATCAAGTTACAGGTCAAAGGCTGGGACATCAGCCGCGGCGGAGTTTCCAAAATCGAATCACGCCTGCGCCTGGTGAACGACGCCGAAATTTTCCTGTTAGCTGCGGTGCTTGGACACGAAATCAAGGAGCTCTTCCCCAATCGCCCAGCCAGGATCAAAGATGTCTTGAGACAGGGTCGGGATTAG
- a CDS encoding Lrp/AsnC family transcriptional regulator, which produces MNSTIPVEHTDPINAQILAISEDLVSGFQRQPFHVIAEKSGVPLETVIERIRAMVEAGIVRRVRQTLLSTKLAHGALVAWKVPEEKLNAAFDFMAKDDPFSGHVVIRSTDTEVSGSGYRLWTTLKVPVGESLDFHASALVRLTGATEYLLMPANGVFALGVGHTRRKVLEPGDRADEPASMMTTTAVDLTTEEWEVLLALKEELTLDEICETPWDKRAEIAGVSLDRFCEVAETLNAKKVIGRFSTFLEHVKPSATGERVTRFNGLFHWAVPKGREQEAGGEVGRHFCMTHAYWREGGPQFGNVNIMGVMHGTEKPRVLEHKAAIDKHLAEAGIPVSYTNVFWGGRSEIKPSEISPKVYAEWHAKHEG; this is translated from the coding sequence ATGAATTCCACCATCCCTGTCGAGCATACCGATCCCATCAACGCACAGATCCTCGCGATTTCCGAGGACCTGGTGTCCGGCTTCCAACGCCAGCCGTTCCATGTGATCGCGGAAAAATCCGGTGTGCCTCTTGAGACGGTGATCGAGCGCATCCGCGCGATGGTGGAGGCGGGAATCGTCCGCCGCGTCCGGCAGACGCTGCTCTCCACCAAACTCGCCCACGGCGCGCTGGTCGCGTGGAAAGTGCCTGAGGAAAAGCTCAACGCGGCGTTTGATTTCATGGCGAAGGACGATCCTTTCTCCGGTCACGTCGTGATCCGTTCGACCGACACCGAGGTCTCCGGCTCCGGCTACCGCCTCTGGACCACGCTGAAAGTGCCGGTCGGTGAGTCGCTGGACTTCCATGCGTCCGCGCTGGTCCGTCTGACGGGTGCCACGGAATACCTGCTCATGCCGGCCAATGGCGTTTTCGCCCTCGGCGTGGGCCACACACGTCGGAAGGTGTTGGAACCGGGCGACCGGGCCGACGAACCCGCGTCGATGATGACCACCACCGCCGTGGATCTCACCACCGAAGAATGGGAGGTCCTCCTCGCGCTGAAGGAAGAGCTCACGCTGGATGAAATCTGTGAGACGCCATGGGACAAGCGCGCGGAAATCGCAGGCGTCAGTCTCGACCGCTTCTGCGAGGTGGCGGAGACGCTGAACGCGAAGAAAGTCATCGGCCGCTTCTCCACTTTCCTCGAACATGTGAAACCCTCCGCGACCGGCGAACGCGTCACCCGTTTCAACGGCCTCTTCCACTGGGCCGTGCCGAAAGGCCGCGAGCAGGAAGCCGGCGGAGAAGTGGGCCGCCATTTCTGCATGACCCACGCCTACTGGCGCGAGGGAGGCCCCCAGTTCGGCAACGTCAACATCATGGGCGTCATGCACGGCACCGAGAAACCACGGGTTTTGGAACACAAGGCCGCCATCGACAAACATCTCGCCGAAGCTGGCATTCCGGTCAGCTACACCAACGTCTTCTGGGGCGGTCGTTCCGAGATCAAGCCGTCCGAGATCTCACCGAAGGTCTATGCGGAGTGGCATGCGAAGCACGAGGGCTGA